In Rutidosis leptorrhynchoides isolate AG116_Rl617_1_P2 chromosome 2, CSIRO_AGI_Rlap_v1, whole genome shotgun sequence, one genomic interval encodes:
- the LOC139890900 gene encoding probable pectin methylesterase CGR3, whose translation MSRRPVSLSRRLGDGAGIPFMGSLNSKSRASPFLSVGLVVVGAFLIIGYVYSGSGGGSGDRASLNRLEGGGVSCSSEIYQALPYLKKAYGDSMHKVLHVGPESCAVVSKLLKEEDTEAWGLEPYDLDDSDANCKNLIRKGLVRVADIKFPLPYKSKSFSLVIVSDALDYLSPRYLNKTLPELARVSSDGFVILSGYPGQRRVKVAEMSKFGRPAKLRSSSWWIRFFVQTKLEENEIATKKFEMAAAKKAYQSTCQIFHLKSRH comes from the exons ATGTCAAGGAGGCCGGTTAGTTTATCTCGGAGATTGGGAGATGGAGCTGGCATTCCTTTTATGGGATCGTTGAATTCGAAATCACGTGCATCGCCTTTTCTATCTGTTGGGCTTGTAGTAGTG GGAGCCTTCCTGATTATTGGTTACGTGTATAGTGGTTCAG GTGGAGGCAGTGGTGATAGAGCATCTTTAAATAGGCTTGAAG GTGGTGGTGTTTCATGCTCATCAGAGATATATCAAGCATTACCATATCTGAAGAAAGCATACGGTGATAGCATGCATAAAGTTCTTCATGTGGGTCCTGAGTCCTGTGCAGTAGTCTCTAAGTTATTAAAAGAAGAAGATACAGAAGCATGGGGTCTAGAACCATATGATTTGGATGACAGTGATGCCAACTGCAAGAACCTTATACGCAAAGGCCTTGTTCGTGTTGCTGATATTAAGTTTCCTCTGCCTTATAAATCAAAATCCTTTTCTCTTGTTATAGTGTCAGATGCTCTTGACTACTTGTCTCCAAGGTACCTCAACAAGACTCTTCCGGAATTGGCTAGAGTATCTTCAGATGGATTTGTTATTCTTTCTG GTTATCCAGGTCAGCGCAGAGTTAAAGTTGCAGAGATGTCTAAATTTGGCCGTCCT GCAAAACTGCGAAGCTCTTCTTGGTGGATTCGGTTTTTCGTGCAGACTAAATTAGAGGAGAATGAAATCGCTACCAAGAAGTTTGAAATGGCTGCGGCCAAGAAGGCATACCAATCAACCTGTCAAATTTTCCATCTCAAGTCACGTCATTGA